From Marinobacter alexandrii, one genomic window encodes:
- a CDS encoding M13 family metallopeptidase — MRNSILTLLSASLLVACTAPSEDTKAKEMPPGLDMAMMGEGVDPKEDFYRFANGNWMDKTEIPADEGRWGGFPELREKNDNIMLDIMDQAAQNPEYKNGSDEKKAVQFFAVGMDSTLAERVGTKPLSAWMKKIRAIDSNDDLQSLIAEMHRSGYGSFHGVAAFANLMDSKINSLYITAGGLGLPNRDYYTKEDAKSKEIREKYVAHVARMMDLGGVNGDTEAMASDVMEIENRLALASLTPIEARNIPALYNPMGVDGLQELSPAINWEQYLASTGIDLNRVDTLIVTQPKFMKEVAATFNEVSLDKIQSYLTWNVLNQAANFLNNDMVQANFDFYGKTIRGTEQMRPREERVLNSTNGVIGEAIGKVYVAETFPPEAKRSAEEMVGNLMKAFDQRIKELPWMSEESKEQALKKLNSLTVKIGYPDEWKSYADLKVESSGETYSYFGNMENAWKWQFDENIKKIGEPVDKKEWGMNPQTVNAYFNPLNNEIVFPAAILQPPFYNYTADAAVNYGGMGAVIGHEISHGFDDQGSRFDWEGNMVNWWTEEDRENFNSRTDKLVAQFDAYEALDSVNVQGKLTLGENIGDLGGLNAAYDALQIYLKENGDPGLIDGFTPEQRLFISWATIWRTKYRDETLRTQVLTDPHSPGMFRAIGPLTNMETFYAAFDIKEGDELWRSEDERVKIW, encoded by the coding sequence ATGCGAAATTCAATCTTAACCCTGCTATCTGCCTCACTATTGGTAGCATGTACTGCGCCGAGTGAGGATACTAAAGCAAAAGAAATGCCTCCTGGCCTTGATATGGCTATGATGGGAGAGGGCGTTGATCCCAAAGAAGACTTTTATCGCTTTGCCAATGGAAACTGGATGGATAAAACAGAAATTCCAGCTGATGAAGGACGTTGGGGAGGCTTTCCAGAGCTTCGAGAAAAGAATGATAATATCATGCTTGACATCATGGATCAGGCAGCTCAAAACCCTGAATATAAGAATGGAAGTGATGAAAAGAAGGCAGTTCAATTCTTTGCGGTAGGTATGGATTCAACGCTGGCTGAGCGTGTAGGAACCAAGCCGCTATCGGCATGGATGAAGAAAATTAGAGCTATAGATAGTAATGATGATTTGCAGTCTTTAATAGCAGAAATGCACCGTTCTGGGTATGGCTCATTTCATGGGGTTGCAGCATTCGCAAACTTGATGGATAGCAAGATAAACTCACTTTATATTACAGCTGGAGGGCTAGGTCTTCCAAACAGAGACTACTACACGAAGGAAGATGCTAAGTCGAAAGAGATAAGAGAGAAATATGTGGCTCATGTTGCTAGAATGATGGACTTAGGAGGAGTAAATGGTGATACTGAGGCAATGGCTAGTGATGTAATGGAAATTGAAAATCGATTGGCTCTAGCTTCATTGACCCCAATTGAGGCGCGAAATATCCCAGCTCTATACAATCCTATGGGAGTGGATGGACTGCAAGAATTGTCTCCAGCAATTAACTGGGAACAATACCTAGCTTCTACAGGGATTGATCTGAATAGAGTGGACACATTGATCGTGACACAACCTAAGTTTATGAAAGAAGTGGCTGCTACCTTCAATGAGGTATCGTTGGATAAAATTCAGAGTTACTTAACGTGGAATGTGCTGAATCAAGCTGCTAATTTCTTAAACAATGATATGGTACAAGCCAATTTTGATTTCTACGGGAAAACCATTCGTGGTACTGAGCAAATGCGACCTAGAGAAGAACGTGTACTTAATTCAACGAATGGAGTAATTGGTGAAGCAATAGGTAAAGTGTACGTCGCGGAAACATTCCCTCCAGAAGCAAAAAGAAGTGCCGAAGAGATGGTTGGGAATCTGATGAAAGCTTTCGATCAGCGAATCAAAGAACTCCCGTGGATGTCTGAAGAGTCTAAGGAGCAAGCATTGAAAAAGTTAAATAGTTTGACTGTGAAAATCGGTTACCCAGACGAATGGAAGAGTTATGCTGATTTGAAAGTGGAAAGCAGTGGTGAAACTTATAGCTACTTCGGGAATATGGAAAATGCCTGGAAATGGCAATTTGATGAAAACATCAAAAAGATAGGGGAGCCGGTAGATAAGAAAGAATGGGGAATGAACCCTCAAACTGTGAATGCTTATTTTAATCCATTGAATAACGAAATAGTTTTTCCAGCAGCTATTCTTCAGCCTCCATTCTATAACTATACAGCAGATGCTGCAGTCAATTACGGAGGAATGGGGGCTGTGATTGGACATGAAATTTCTCATGGATTTGATGATCAGGGTAGTCGATTTGATTGGGAAGGAAATATGGTAAACTGGTGGACCGAGGAAGATCGAGAAAACTTCAATTCAAGAACGGATAAGCTAGTTGCTCAGTTTGATGCATACGAAGCTCTAGATAGTGTAAATGTTCAAGGAAAACTTACGCTTGGTGAGAATATTGGAGATCTAGGCGGTCTGAATGCGGCATACGATGCGCTACAGATTTATCTAAAGGAAAATGGAGACCCAGGTCTAATAGATGGTTTTACACCAGAACAACGTCTGTTTATTTCTTGGGCTACTATCTGGAGAACAAAATATAGAGATGAAACACTGAGAACTCAAGTACTTACAGATCCTCACTCTCCAGGTATGTTCAGAGCTATTGGTCCCTTGACCAATATGGAGACATTTTACGCTGCATTCGATATTAAAGAAGGTGACGAACTTTGGAGATCTGAAGACGAGCGTGTTAAAATCTGGTAG